GAATCTAAACACACCTGGCTAAGTTAGTTCTTACGGCAAGATCACAACAAATGGATGACTTGGGTTTTGTTCATCTTGGAAGTATTTCTGAATCTTTTTATTTACACTGATTGTTAGCAAGGAACAAATTCTACATAGATACAGACATAGATGATATATATTCTCCAGCTTTTAAAACCACTGTGGGAAGACTTTTCCTTCAAAAACTGGCCACACCTTGCCACATGGCTATGTGGCAACAATTTCTATGAGGCATGTCTTACACAGATCTAGTCACTGTGCTCACATACATAGGCTGCACCTGTCTGCCCTGCCTCACCCCGCTGACCGCAGACTCGGCTGCCTTGGGTAGTAGCCCTTCTCAACATGTTGGGGAtgaggggctggggtgaggggctATCCAAGAGAAAGGCCCCAGCCTGGGATTAATAACCTGTGCCAGCTTCAAAAGCAGCTCAGCGTTTTGAGCTCTAAGCTAACACTCTGGACCTTTAGTCACCTGCCAcccccaaaattttaaaaaaaaatggaaaataaaatcttatttcaaAGAGGAAACAAGCACAACTCCTGCAACATACACTAAAGCCTGTTCTGTCTTCATCTGAGAGTGAGGAGACTGGCTCCACTCTGATGCACTTGGGTCAATAAGAGCGGGTAGGCTGCTGTCGCTCTCAGCAATTCGAAGATGTTTAGATTCTACACAAAACAGAAATGCTGTTCAGACACTTGCTTTGAGAACTAGAAACTCATGTTTGTTTTTCAGGCACTTTGGGGACTTCACTGGATGTTTCAGGTGTGTAGTAATCAGTAATAAATATTAGTACTCCTCCCCTCTATTGGAATGCAAAATAGCAGGCATCACCCTGTTTATGCTGCCGCTTCCAGCATGGACTTCACCGTGTTAACGAGTTCGTGAAACTCCGTGTTCTGAAAGTGGCCACGGTCAGTGAATTTGTACAGTTTGGCATCCAACCTGTCGGCCACTTCCTGCTGTTCCTTCCAGGGGAGGAAGGGGTCATCAGTGGAGCCAAACTGCACGATGAGAGGGCAGTTGGCCTTGATCTTCTCCCACTGCCATGGACGGCTGAAGTACCCTGTGGGAGGACAAACATGACCTGTCAGTGCCCGTGGCTGATCTTCATCCTAGGGCTTTGAAAACACCTGGTGGAAACCCTCGCAGAGACACATAAATCACAGCCTGAGTGTGCATTAGAAGCacttccagggctggcgctgtggcgcagcgggttaagccctggcctgatgcaccggtatcccacatgggcactggttctagtcctggctgctcctcttctaatccagctctctgctatggcctgggatagcagtggaggatggcccaagtccttggactcctgcacgtgtgcgggagacccggaggaagcttctggctcctgacttcggattggctcagctctggccattgtggccacctggggagtgaaccagtggatggaagacctctctgtcgctacctctctctgtaactgtctttcaaataaataaaataaatctttaaaaaaaaaaaaaagcagcatttcCTTTGCCTTCAGATCTTGCAGGTGTGTTACCCAAAACTGTTTGttgaggaaggaagaaataaaactgcacCCTTGGGTTGGAAACAGATCTACCAACTCCCAAAGTACCTAATCTATCTCCAAATAAAGGCAGTGAGTCTCTCTCCAATGCCACTTTTTTTAAAGCCTACCTAAAAGGACAGTATCGTATTCTAACCTGAATGGGCAGCCCACGTGTAGGGGAAGGGCTTTTCAGGGGTCTCTACCTTCAGACTTACCACTCGCTCGCTCATTTGCATCCCCCAAGTCTGACGTGTAGGCAGACACCAGAACGATGGCGTACACTGGATGTGTTTCTGCGTACCTGCAGAGAGAAAAGCGACGTCAGCAGATACACGATGTGTGACCACCAGTCGATACACCACTTAAAAAACCACTCATTTGACTCAGCTTATAGAATGGAGGCTGATGTGAAAACCAGCCAGAGCTGCAGAGCTACAAGGCCAACCCTGGCTACTGGGTGAGCTCCTATTTGTGTTTCAAGGTAGTCTGAACCTCTTCTGCCACCCTTTCCTAGTAAACAAAAAGACAGTCACCGTTCTCTCTAATATGTGCACGGACCCACCTTTAATCTACAGGAGCATTATTTCATTGGTTAAAATGCAGGTGTCCAGGTTGGGCCCCAGAGTATGGATTCAGAGGCTAGGAATCGAGGCCCAAGAATCTGCATTTGAAGGCATGAtagcaccccccccacacacacacacaactgaggTGACCCTGATACAAGCTGTCTGTGAActatatttgaagaaatattacAAAACCAGGAATGCAGCTCCTCATTACACTGTGGTGTTCATTTGTGTGTATTACATCTGTTTCCCCAGTAAACCATCAGCTTTTTAGGGGCAAGCAGGAGCCGTATTAATCCTCGTGTCCCTTGTGCCTGGTACAGGGCTCGGCAAGGAAACACCCAGCTCACCACTGCAGCCAGTAACCTCGCTCCACAAACACCAGGCTAAGAAAAGACAGAGTGGTGATAGAGTTAAGGGGCATTTCCCCCaaccatttattttgaaaaataaccacACCTATGAAAGTGGAAAGAGCAGTAAGCATCTAGATTTAGTGTTCACATTTCACCCTTCCTTTCGCATGTATCTCCTAAGAGCAAGGCCATTGTCTTGCATAACCCCAGGCACATGAGTACACCCAATCAATTTAACATTGATGTACTGATATTAGTTGCGTTTCCCCCCAACTGTATCAAAAATGTCCTTTAGAGCTAATTTGGCAATGCCAGATCCAGTCAAGGATCACGTGTTGGATTTGGTTTTCCTGATTCTTTAGccactttaaattttttgtttttttttttaatacacttttttttaaaagatttatttatttatttgaaagacggagttagagagggaaaggcagagagatcttccatctgttggttcacaccctaaatggccaaaatggagggagctgggccagtctgaagcctggagccaagagtttcttctgggtctccaacacgggtgcaggggcccaagtgattAATTaaaagccatcttccactgctttcccaggggcactagcagagagctggatcagaagaggagcagccgggactcaaaccagcacccatatgggatgctggctctgcaggtacCCActaagccgcagcgctggccaaaattttttgttttcagtgaCAATGACTCTGTTTGAGAGTTTAGGCTAATTGTCTTGTACATTTTTCTGTAAGCTTGCTTTGTCTCTTTTCTCCTAATTAGACAGAAGTTAAACACTTTTGTCAAGAGTGCTACATACATATTGTGTCACTCCCACACATTCACATCAGGGGGCATGTGACACTCGTCTGTCCCAGTATTAGATAAAATTCAATCACTTTTTTAAGGTGCTACCCACCAGATCTCTCTATTGTGAAGACACAATTTTTCCTTTGTGATAACAAGTAATCTATAGGGTGGTCCTCTGTGACCAAATCAATAACCTTTTCTCCAATGGCTTGGGCACCCATTTATCTCCTTGCCTCCTTGAACTTCAAAAGTCCTCTCTTGGAAGGTTGTTGacaggtgcaggcatttggcttagtggttaaggtaCTGCCTGGGACGTCCACATCGGAGTGTCTATGATGGagtccccagctctgctcctgactgcagctttctgataatacaccctggaaggcagcagcgatagctcaagaggttgggtccccaccatccacgtggaagacctggattggtttccgaaccagtggatgggagtgtgtcctccacccccatctctctgcctctcaagtaaaaataagtgattaattaaaagacaaggttattaaaaaaaaaaatggttactGACAATCCTCTAGTAAGTGCTGGGGTTTTTAAGAGAAAGCACATCTTTACTACTCAATGGCTTGAGAAAAATTCCATTGGCCTTGAATTAGGACAGATTTCAGCAACAAAGGGACCTCTTCATTGTCCAGACGacctaaaaactttttttttttttttttaagatttacttatttaaaagacagagagagagagaaagagagaggttgatTGATTCTACCTGCTGGATCATTCtacaaatagctgcaacagccggggtattttgttgttgttgttgttgttgttg
The window above is part of the Oryctolagus cuniculus chromosome 11, mOryCun1.1, whole genome shotgun sequence genome. Proteins encoded here:
- the RBBP9 gene encoding serine hydrolase RBBP9, with the translated sequence MAPPSKAVIVPGNGGGDVATHGWYGWVKKRLEQIPGFQCLAKNMPDPITARESIWLPFMETELHCDEKTIIIGHSSGAIAAMRYAETHPVYAIVLVSAYTSDLGDANERASGYFSRPWQWEKIKANCPLIVQFGSTDDPFLPWKEQQEVADRLDAKLYKFTDRGHFQNTEFHELVNTVKSMLEAAA